The Carassius gibelio isolate Cgi1373 ecotype wild population from Czech Republic chromosome B22, carGib1.2-hapl.c, whole genome shotgun sequence genome window below encodes:
- the LOC127988331 gene encoding mitochondrial import inner membrane translocase subunit Tim13 translates to MDSFGSDFSSNSSSGKMDTGTIMEQVKVQIAVANAQELLQRMTDKCFKKCIGKPGSTLDNSEQKCIAMCMDRYMDAWNTVSRAYNSRLQRERARI, encoded by the exons ATGGACAGTTTCGGTTCAGATTTCTCATCGAACTCCTCGTCTGGTAAAATGGACACTGGCACTATAATGGAGCAGGTCAAAGTTCAGATTGCTGTTGCAAACGCGCAAGAGCTGCTGCAG AGAATGACTGATAAATGCTTCAAGAAGTGCATTGGCAAGCCAGGAAGCACACTGGACAACTCTGAACAG aaatgcattgccatgtGTATGGACCGATACATGGACGCGTGGAACACAGTCTCCCGCGCATATAATTCCAGATTACAGAGGGAAAGGGCACGTATTTGA
- the LOC127988058 gene encoding ectoderm-neural cortex protein 1: MSVSNHENRKSRSSSGSMNIQLFHKTSHADSLLTQLNLLRKRRVFTDVVLHAGHRAFPCHRAVLASCSRYFEAMFSGGLKESRDAEVNFHDSLHPEVLELLLDYAYSARVIINEENAESLLEAGDMLQFHDIRDAAAEFLEKNLHPSNCLGMMLLSDAHQCQRLYELSWRMCLANFANLYHTEDFLSLPKDKVQELVFSEELEVEDESIAYEAVIDWVRADIGRRHLDLPDLLRCVRLALLPETYLLKNVASEELVMGHKVGREIVEDAVRCKMKILQNDGVVTGFCARPRKVSQALLLLGGQTFMCDKVYMIDHKAKEITPKTDLPSPRKECSACAIGCKVYVTGGRGSENGASKDVWVYDTLHDEWSKAAPMLVARFGHGSAELDHSLYVVGGHTSLAGSFPASPSVSLKQVEQYNPQSNKWTLVAPLREGVSNAAVVGAKNKLFAFGGTSVNRDKYPKVQCFDPCENRWTVPATCPQLWRYTAAAVVGNHVVVIGGDTEFSASSAYRFNSETFQWTKFGDVTSRRISCHAVASGNRLYVVGGYFGAQRCKTLDCYDPSTDSWDSITSVPYSLIPTAFVSTWKYLPS; the protein is encoded by the coding sequence ATGTCTGTCAGTAATCATGAGAACCGAAAGTCAAGGTCAAGCTCTGGGTCCATGAACATCCAGCTGTTCCACAAGACGTCACATGCAGACAGCTTGCTTACCCAACTCAACCTCCTCCGCAAGCGACGTGTCTTCACGGATGTAGTCCTGCACGCCGGACATCGAGCATTTCCATGCCACCGAGCCGTTCTGGCTTCATGTAGTCGCTATTTTGAGGCCATGTTCAGTGGTGGACTAAAAGAGAGTCGAGATGCCGAGGTCAACTTCCACGACTCTTTGCACCCGGAGGTACTGGAGCTCCTGCTAGACTACGCCTACTCGGCCCGGGTGATCATTAACGAGGAAAATGCAGAGTCTTTGCTGGAGGCTGGCGACATGCTCCAGTTCCACGACATCCGTGACGCCGCCGCAGAATTCCTGGAGAAGAATCTGCATCCGTCTAACTGCCTTGGAATGATGCTTCTCTCCGATGCTCACCAGTGCCAGAGGCTGTATGAACTTTCTTGGCGAATGTGTCTGGCGAATTTCGCTAATCTATACCACACTGAAGATTTCCTAAGCTTGCCCAAGGATAAAGTTCAGGAGCTTGTTTTTAGCGAGGAGCTGGAGGTTGAGGACGAAAGTATTGCGTACGAGGCTGTTATTGATTGGGTCAGAGCTGACATTGGAAGGAGGCATCTTGATCTTCCCGACCTTCTGCGCTGTGTTCGACTCGCCTTGCTCCCGGAAACCTATCTGCTAAAGAACGTTGCATCGGAGGAGCTCGTCATGGGACACAAGGTGGGCCGTGAGATTGTGGAGGATGCCGTCCGATGCAAAATGAAGATCCTGCAGAATGACGGCGTTGTCACGGGCTTCTGCGCCCGACCCCGAAAGGTCAGTCAAGCTCTCCTGCTTCTAGGAGGCCAAACGTTCATGTGCGACAAAGTGTACATGATCGATCACAAGGCGAAGGAGATCACTCCCAAAACGGACCTTCCTAGCCCTCGCAAAGAGTGCAGCGCTTGTGCTATTGGCTGTAAAGTATACGTCACAGGTGGTCGAGGGTCAGAAAACGGGGCTTCGAAAGACGTTTGGGTCTACGACACCTTGCATGACGAATGGTCCAAAGCTGCACCGATGCTCGTCGCTAGATTCGGACATGGTTCAGCAGAACTTGACCACAGCCTGTATGTTGTAGGTGGACACACATCCCTTGCGGGGTCATTCCCTGCATCCCCATCTGTGTCTCTAAAACAAGTGGAGCAGTACAACCCCCAATCCAACAAGTGGACACTAGTAGCCCCTCTTCGAGAGGGTGTGAGCAACGCTGCTGTCGTAGGTGCCAAAAACAAACTCTTTGCTTTTGGAGGCACTAGTGTCAACAGGGACAAGTATCCCAAGGTTCAGTGCTTCGACCCCTGTGAGAACAGGTGGACAGTCCCGGCCACTTGTCCCCAGCTCTGGCGTTACACGGCGGCAGCAGTTGTTGGGAACCATGTTGTGGTCATTGGCGGAGATACAGAGTTCTCTGCGAGCTCTGCGTACCGCTTCAACAGTGAGACGTTCCAGTGGACCAAGTTTGGAGACGTGACTTCCAGGAGAATCAGCTGTCATGCGGTGGCGTCGGGGAATCGCCTCTATGTGGTTGGGGGCTACTTTGGGGCGCAGAGGTGTAAAACCTTGGACTGCTATGACCCATCAACGGACTCATGGGACAGCATAACAAGTGTACCATATTCGCTTATCCCAACAGCATTTGTCAGCACGTGGAAGTACCTCCCATCTTGA